A single Rattus norvegicus strain BN/NHsdMcwi chromosome 5, GRCr8, whole genome shotgun sequence DNA region contains:
- the C5h1orf122 gene encoding uncharacterized protein C1orf122 homolog, whose protein sequence is MEWGPGAGWSRGEAAGVDRGKAGLGLGGRPPPQPPRDERAQQLLDAVEQRQRQLLDTIAACEEMLRQLGRRRPEPAGGGNGSAKSGASPQPSVSTRGGLPKDAGDGAAES, encoded by the exons ATGGAGTGGGGCCCCGGCGCAGGCTGGTCACGGGG GGAGGCTGCCGGCGTGGACCGTGGGAAGGCGGGGCTGGGGCTCGGCGGGAGGCCACCCCCGCAGCCGCCCCGAGATGAACGCGCCCAGCAGCTGCTGGACGCCGTGGAACAGCGGCAGCGGCAGCTCCTGGACACCATCGCCGCCTGCGAGGAGATGCTGCGGCAGCTGGGCCGGCGGCGCCCGGAACCGGCTGGTGGCGGG AACGGTTCAGCCAAGTCCGGAGCGTCGCCCCAGCCATCTGTATCCACCAGAGGTGGCCTTCCAAAGGATGCTGGCGATGGAGCTGCAGAGTCTTGA
- the C5h1orf122 gene encoding uncharacterized protein C1orf122 homolog isoform X1, protein MLRQLGRRRPEPAGGGNGSAKSGASPQPSVSTRGGLPKDAGDGAAES, encoded by the exons ATGCTGCGGCAGCTGGGCCGGCGGCGCCCGGAACCGGCTGGTGGCGGG AACGGTTCAGCCAAGTCCGGAGCGTCGCCCCAGCCATCTGTATCCACCAGAGGTGGCCTTCCAAAGGATGCTGGCGATGGAGCTGCAGAGTCTTGA